AACATGAACACGTTAAGAACTTGAATATTTCatgcagaaaaaaaatagacatgAGGTTAGCAGTCAAAACAAAATGGCTAGTTAATGCAATGAGTTACTTAAACTTAATTTTGATGaaagatataattataattgaaaatgtttcttatatattattaatttaaacaaataccATATATATTAgcaataaaaaacaaatcaatgAATTTGATATATATAGGTGTGTGCGTTTGTTTCACTTAATTAACACAGctgataaataaatattggaAACACAACGGAACGAAAGGAAATGAATGTTTATTGTAACTTTGTCTTAAAATATGCTTAAAATGAGAATCTCAAATATTATGAACACCccaatttttattatctattttaatgtaataagtAGCTTGTTAATACATAAACACCTTATTTaactaaacaatataaaaaattaaattaaccaGATTAGAGAACACATCTTTGCTTGTGAATTTAGAAACTTTGCCGTCCATCAACTCTTTGTTCTTTGCTTCAGTCAATTTCTAACTTTTTCTGGATTATCTTCATAGTATAAGTATAATTAAGAGATTAAATATACTAGTTCATTGTATAATTAAgtacaattttaaattaaaaaatgtgtttcaaatTATGCGTATGACTCAACACAAACCGTGCATTCGCGTCcgcgcatatatatatatatatatatatatatatatatatatatatatatatatatatatatatatatatatatatatatatatatatatatatatatatatatatatatatatatatatatatattcatggtCGGCAAACATACATTGTTTCTATCATTTGGTCAATTTGGACAAAGTCCACATTTGATGACAAATAATTCGATCGAAGGATGTTGGTAACATATATCTTTAAATGTTATTCTTTTCCACATAGGATATTAATATccttttatacaaaatttatgtaaaatttgttcaattatgataattttttttattaattcataaTAGGATTTGCTTTATTTAATGAAACTCTTCggatttttattatattataacgAGCATGGTAAAATAATTTGCTTTTTATAAATTGTGATATTTCTCGAGGGATATTACGTTGTGAGCATGCAGCTGTCAATTAATTGCTAATCAATTATTAGTTAAACTAAATTCTATTATTGATAAtagatttaatttaatctaatgaatTAGATTCGTTGACTACTagcaactattttttttttaaatgagaaTATTTCTTggtatatcttttttattattttaacgtTTGATGACATCGAACTTGTTGAATCATTCTGAATACTACAAAATTAATCTAGATATATCTATCAGAGTAAAGACAACGTACAAGTAAATAAAATGAGgaattattttatgaaagatAATCACATATTAAGTTTTCACaaataatgtaaaagaaaaatccttagagaagaaaataaactttattctattaccaatatatatatatacacacacacacccaaAAAATAAAGTGGCATCAACATAattatctgaaaaaaaaatcaataaagcCGTGATTTCATTAACTTAATAAacttctttatttaaaaataaattaataaagccGTCTTTGAATTCACATGAATTTTATATCTCTAATAAATAAAGGTTTAGGTAAAAAGGCAAAAAGTTATTGACTATAGGATGTTCTAAccagaataataataaatcttttttaCATTTCACTCTAATTAATACACTAAGTGTTTGAATCTTAAAATCTAACTCCGAGTCTAATGTACTTTCTTTagacttaaatttttatttcaataatttacacaacggatatttatattaaaactttatataagttacgaaaataaaatttcatttttaattagaaataatattgaAAGTGTATAAAGAATCACATCTAAATTTTCATCAGAAGTTTGATTTCACTCAAACAGGTTAATTTTTGTCATAACCTTGTTGGGTTCTTCATTTTATTGAAGTCCACCATATTCTCATTGGGTAAGAATGTTCTACGGTATTATAAATATGTTTGGATGCActtatagatatttaaaaatgtaaaagaaattaatattaaagcTGATTTAGcataagttaagaaaaaaacaaattaaaactttcataaattaatttttatatgaaaaggTTTATTTGCAAGTTCTGTTAGGGTTGATCGATCTGTATAAGAGAAGAATCAACTATGAACTATTTGACattttctttctaatatttTCTATCATTAACTATACATAAAATCTACTATGAAttcataaaacattaaaaaaggTACATGATTGCTAGCATTTTGATTAGAGAATAAGATGTACTGATACTTATTCCACCTTTTCTGACTAATTCTTAGTCTTCATTCACCTAATCTCATTATAAAACTTGGAATATACTTCATGATCCAATAATTAAATGAACATCGTGACGAGCACCATGGAGAGTGAAGTTGTTGAGATAATTGAGTAGCATTTATGAGTAAGAATGGTAGCTGGTGTGAGGCTATAAATACCATCTCTCCCTATACCCTAAACCACATCACAAACCAAGCACACTCTAATCTCAGTATCTGTGTTAATTAATCTTTGTGTGTTTATATTATCGATCATGGGTGTTTTTGCTCACGATGATGAGAACTCCTCTACACTGCCTCCAGCAATTTTGTACAAAGCTCTCACAAAAGATTCAGACATCATCATCCCAAAGGTTATTCCTGTCATCCAGAGCATTGAAATTGTTGAAGGAAATGGTGGACCTGGAACCATCAAGAAGCTAACAGCTCTTGAAGGtcagtgtgtgtgtgtgtgtgtgtgtatagaCATTAACAATGTTAACTCTCGTTTTATGCTTTACTTTTAGCTTAATGTGTTTGTGTATTATAAGCTGAGAAgtgtttgttttgattgtgTATACATACATGATTACTAATTCAGATTGGTTTTATTAAGTATGtgagtaataaaaataagaaagttgaaCATCATATCAAGATATTCTATTAAGATTTTGGGTTTGAGTggtattaatttattatgatgGTTGCAGGTAGCGAAACGAGTTTTGTGCTGCAGAAAATCGATGCAGTGGACGAAGCTAACCTGGGATTTGATTACAGCATAGTGGGAGGACCAGGGTTGCATGAAAGTTTGGAGAAAATCACACTTCAGACAAAGGTTGTGCCTGGTCCTGATGGTGGTTCCATCTCCAAGGTCGCTGTCGAATACCACACCAAAGGCGATGCACCTCTCTTAGAGGCAGTGCTTGAAGAATCAAAGGCCAGGGGAACCGGTTTTTTCAAGGCTGTCGAGGGTTACGTTTTGGCAAACCCTGCAGAATACTAGATTCATCTGCTTCTTCAAATTTCTCTCTTGTCGTACGTGGCTTCTTGCGTTTGGTCTTGTTTGGTTTAATTTCCTTGCGAGCAAGTGTTGGTTTTATGTAACATTCTTAAATGTTACGGTGATATCGGTGAATTTGGTTGAGTACTGTAATACGATCGAAAATCTACTTGTCTTGTTGGTGTTGATGTCGATCTCCATATCTGTATtctgtaataatatatatatatatatatatatatatatatatatatatatatatatatatatatatatatatatatatattataacgcAAAGGAATAATCTTATACTGTGTTGCAATTTCCATTTCATGCTTTCGATAACAGCTATTCAAAACACACACATATGATTATCTTAATTAATGAATTATACAAGATAGAGTTTGCTTATGATATAAACAACCAACGTGTACTCGTGTACCTAaacttatatataaactaatcaACAATAATGAAGCtgcaaaagataaataattctaaGACTTTTGGAGAGAGGGCATTAAATAATCTGACAAGTTCTCTGGAAGGTTCCTTCTAAAGACACCACGTTTAACTTGACTATTtcactaattaattattatgttggcagataattattgaataatagtaattattcCCACTTCCCAGCAATATAAAATGCTATGTGTAGTTGATCACAATCCACAAAATCGCACTCACTCAGCAAAAGCAATTTACATAGACATTGGAGAAGGTGTGCTATGAGTATAAATTGGAAGCAAACCCTAAGGGAGGATGCATGATCAAGTGCACAGTAAAATACCACACCGAAAGTATTGCAGAACTCACAGATGAGTTTTTGAAGGTTAACAATGAAATATCTGCTGGGTTCACCAAGGCTGTTGAGGATTATCTTTTGGCTAATCCTGATTACAACTAAAACAGACCAACCTTTTACTTTGTTATGCATCTTTTGCTTTAATTAATACTTGATTTCCGTGGGAACTATATACATCACATTGTAGTACTAATGAATAATATACAGACTATGATTTGTGTGACATAGAATgataatacttttaattatgaTAGTTGGTTTTCTAGGATAATAATTGTATAAGAAATGtatggaaagaaataaaaagatgaagCCTCTCCCTTTACCAACAAGTCATATCACAGATATCAGAAATTACAAGAAAGGGAAAGTTGAGGATTGGACAAAATCAAAACTTCAATAATTAAGAAAGGAATAAAGAATATAAGACGTTGTATGAAATGGAAGATATAGGGAGTGGATAAAATGAACTTTCAAGAATCAAGACAAGAATAAAGAATACAAGAAATCCACAAAATGTAAAAAGAATGATATAAGTTAAGTTTCATAGTTAAAAATTCAACTTTGCAACAAACCAAATTGGAAAAATATGATATTGCTGTAATTTTCAGAATTGAACTCTAAAATCACGTCTATTATAGATTTATAATAacgaatataaaaatttataataattacaaaatttattattaccaTAATTTTATGAATTGAACTTTAAAAACACTACACTCTGTCTTAATTTATGATAATGtcctaaaatttataatataatgttatctTGTTATACCAAATGGAATTAGTGAGATAATAAAGATGCCCTGAAACTAAAgttgtttatttcattttttaaaaataagacaaTGATATGTGTGATAGATAATCATTTAATTTGTTagcaacaaattatattatttaagtgTATTTCTCGTATAGTTCAGATCGTACCAGTAGTTTTTTTGCCATCTTATCTTTATAAttcctttaatatattttgcaCAATGCCCTTCACCTAAGCCTATTTGCAAACAAGATACAAAAATTAagaacaattatatatatatatatatatatatatatatatatatatatatatattgaaaagaaataattaagcagtaaaagatatttttaacaaaatctgtattaattttacattaattaaaaaaatttgatactAATAATCACGAAAAGATAActtatataaaagattatatcaGTTTGTACATccatttatttatgtattactTAATTTTTGTAGACATGAGactcaaaattatatataaatttttaataatttttcaatagACTTTAATATAAAGTGCGAATCTTACCAGCATGTCAATGTTTGCCAGCAACTTATTATACTGTATGAACTTTAATTTATGTTCATTGCTTAATTGCATACTCAATGTATCTTTCTAGTTAGAAATTTATACTTATTCTTTCCCTCTTTCCCTCTTCTATATGTATATGTCtatatctaaatatatattatttttgcaaaaagtaaaaagattaataaataaatgtgataTTGTTCAAATTTAATACTGCAAAACATAGATATTTCTTCGTCAATATCAATTTacaataaacaaattaataatacaaaattataattacatgaATATTATAGCAAACAAATTAATaacatttcaataaatttaagcaacaataaatatataaataaaaaagacttaaatatttatcttcACTAGTTGGTTCAAAAGtcaatttaagtatttttaaacaGTATCACATCGTGTTCATGTACACGTACCATTTTCCATtcctgaaaaataaaaagataatccTAATCAACATGGTTACAAAACCAGttgataaacatttttttaaggtACAAACTAAGTAGAACTTAATCTGcttatagtttaaataatttatgcttaCATGAGcgtatatataaactaatacaCAGTAATCAAGCTTGCATAGACTAATTCACCAATAttctataaattttgatattctCTGATAAAGTCTTGGAGAAGGAGCtggttttttaaagtttagatttgactttttcattaattaatttatcatttctGCAAATTAGTTTAAAGAGATATTCAAACTAATTTGAACATTATAATTTGTTTGCGTATTAGGGGAACTTCCCACCTCCCATGTCCATATAAAATGCCATATCCACAATCAACAAACTCACACTCTCTATCAGCTAAtcaaattcttcttcttcatataATTTCTTGCCCTAACCCTAAATTTGTGTCAAAAGATCATGGGAATTGTCACTACTGAAAGTGATCTAGTTTCTGCAGTGGCACCTGCAAGACTATACAAAGCCATTGTCCTTGATTCTTCCAATTTTTTCCCCAAAGCTTTACCAGACTTTGTTAAAAGTGTTGAAATCATTGAAGGAGATGGAGGGCCAGGAACCATTAAGAAGTTCAGTCTTCCTGAAGGTGAACTGAGTTTATCTTTCAAATAAACCTTATATCATTGACAATATTTCATCATGTAGTCATGGATTTACATATGATCAAATCGTGaacttttatgataatttgCTATGTATATGATCAGGGTATGTGAAGCAAAAGGTGGATGTGGTGGATGAAGATAAGTATGTGTATCAGTACACAATAGTTGAAGGGAATCTTCTGACAGAGCCATTGGAGAAGGTGTCTAATGAGTACAAATTGGTGCCAAATTCTGATGGAGGATGTACTGTGAAGGCCACACGCAAATACTACACAAAAGGAGATGCTGAACTCACACAAGAGTTTCTCAAATCTACCAATGAGATGTCTGCAGTGTTTGCCAAGGCTGTTGATGATTATCTTTTGGCTAATCCTGATTACAACTAAAACATGCTTTCGTCTGTGGATTATGTTGCTTCTGTGTTCTTTCCATCACTTTATTTCATTGAGAAGTGTGAGATTATGTAAGACTTGTTTGTGTGTATGCATGTATAATATTAATGTTGTAAAactataatgataataatataacttttgttCATCCTCTAATTgttgtctttaatttttatgtatatcaTATTCAGAAGTTtacttcttttataaatataaacattttaattttaataatatcttaattaatctttaacttttatcttatttataaatagatattaCAAACTTATTATAAGTGATGATTGTTTGAATTACAATGTTATTATATGTTTACATCTATCGatcataaaaattcaaattatatttttaaattaaattttaatattttataagtacTTATGTCCTGCTTTTAAGGGCAAGTTAAGTGTGGCAAGTCAGAAGATAGTAAGtgaattaaataacaaattaaaatgtattaacgaTCTAAAAATGTTAGTACATGACTCAATAAACTCTATCAGCATAATTAACACTAAAATTCAAGGAACAAACAGATATGGTTAAaggttaaattatttatttgcaaAAGAGATTTAAgagagttaattttttaattgaaaatgtgtTAGGGTTGTTAATTTAGAAAATCGAAGCTAAATCTAAAATAggtcttgttttcttttataattatgtacaattagtagattttatttttcttgggATAAATACATTGTAATGGGACCAATCTGTTTTTTCTAGAATACTGAATAACAGTAaaagatagattttttttttccagaaaaGTCACCTCACATTAattaa
This Vigna angularis cultivar LongXiaoDou No.4 chromosome 4, ASM1680809v1, whole genome shotgun sequence DNA region includes the following protein-coding sequences:
- the LOC108322263 gene encoding protein LlR18B — translated: MGVFAHDDENSSTLPPAILYKALTKDSDIIIPKVIPVIQSIEIVEGNGGPGTIKKLTALEGSETSFVLQKIDAVDEANLGFDYSIVGGPGLHESLEKITLQTKVVPGPDGGSISKVAVEYHTKGDAPLLEAVLEESKARGTGFFKAVEGYVLANPAEY
- the LOC108322325 gene encoding major strawberry allergen Fra a 1.04, producing the protein MGIVTTESDLVSAVAPARLYKAIVLDSSNFFPKALPDFVKSVEIIEGDGGPGTIKKFSLPEGYVKQKVDVVDEDKYVYQYTIVEGNLLTEPLEKVSNEYKLVPNSDGGCTVKATRKYYTKGDAELTQEFLKSTNEMSAVFAKAVDDYLLANPDYN